GAGTCGGGTTGGGGGACTAATTCCGGATGTTTTGCGGTTTGGGCTAATACGAGGTCACGATTCCAGCCGTCGGCAAGTCGCTCTGACCAAGCAGAATCGGGAGTATCGCTTTCATCAAGGTAAATTTCTGTTCCTACAGAAACGACCAAGGCATCTGGTTCTATCAGGTTTTTTTCAATTTGCAGTTCTCGGTAAAGCACACGCGATCGCCCTGTCGCATAAACAATTTTAGTACCATACTTTTGGCGATGTTCGCTCAGTGTTTGCTGAAGTTCTGTTAAGGCTTCGTCATTACCCACGAAGGTATTATCTAAGTCTGTTACAAAAAGAAATCTATCCACAGCTACCTCTTTCATGTTGCCAGCTTTACCATCAAAAAGTTTATGTCCTTTTTGGTTTGTGCGATCGCAGTAGCTAGATTTTTCCTTTAAATATTCAATTAATTCCAAATTGCAAAAAATAGTACTAATTTACTATCACCTTCCAAGAGCAAATAGTACTAAGTTACTATTAACTCAACCTAATATAAAAAATAGGGTAAGCAATGCTTACCCTAGATTCAAAAATTCAGCAACACTAAATTAGACAAATTCTATTACTGAGAAGTTTCGCGTTTTACTTTTTCAATGTTTGCATCGTAATCTCCACGTTGCGCTTTGTTGCGAGCGAGTTCTTGTTCAATTTCGCTACGTTCGTAATCTTTTGCCCCAAAAGAGCGTTTTTGCGGTTCGTTAGTTAATTCTGAGGCAAAGCGCTTCAGCATTTCCCCAGGATTTTTTTGCTTAATTCCAGTTCCCAAATCCTTAGGAATGACTTCTGCTGCACGCTTACCGCTTTCGACATAATCATCATCGCCTACGGCTTGAGCGGAGGCTGGTAAGCTAGTTAAGAAGACTAAACCAGCTAAGAAAGCGATCGCTATTGTGCGACGCAATTGATTAAATATTCTGTTGAATGCCAACATTCGGGAATTTCCCTCCAATTTTTCTGCCAAATGCCTGAATGTTAAGAAATTCTCATCATCTTAGCGTCTTCCTCTGGTTAGGTTACATATCTATATCAAAAGTAAGGGGCATTGGGTAATAGGTAATGGAGAATGGAGAATGGGTAATGGGTAATGGGTGATTACCAATTCCCAATTCCCAATTACCCATTACCAATTTCCCTAAGCTATCGTTACATCTTTCGACAAATAAACATCCTGAATCGCGTGAAACAGCTTCACCCCTTCGTCAAAAGGACGTTGGAATGTCTTGCGTCCAGAAATTAAACCTGTACCACCGGCACGCTTGTTAATTACAGCAGTGCGAACCGCTTCCGCAAAGTCGCTTTTACCAGACGCACCACCAGAATTAATCAAACCAGCACGTCCGCAGTAGCAATTTAGCACCTGGTAACGAGTCAAATCGATGGGGTGGTCGGTTGTCAAGTCGGTGTAAACTTTTTCATGGGTTTTGCCGTAACTTTTACCTGTCGCTTTGGCAACGGCTCCGTAACCGTTGTTAACTTCGGGTAACTTTTGTTTGATGATGTCAGCTTCAATCGTTACACCCAAATGATTCGCTTGTCCGGTGAGGTCAGCGGCAAGGTGATAATCCTTATCTTGTTTAAAAGCGTTATTACGCAGATAACACCAAAGAATTGTTACCATCCCCAATTCGTGAGCGCGTTTAAATGCGTGGCTGACTTCTTGAATTTGCCTGGTGGATTGTTCTGAGCCAAAATAAATTGTCGCACCCACCGCAGCTGCACCCAAATTCCAAGCTTGTTCGACATCACCAAACATAACTTGGTCGAATTGATTCGGGAAAGTTAACAATTCGTTGTGGTTGAGTTTGACGATAAAAGGAATTTTGTGAGCGTATTTGCGAGAAACGCTACCCAATACTCCTAAAGTGGTAGCGACAGCGTTACATTCGGCAGCGATCGCTAACTTGACAATATTTTCCGAATCGAAGTACATCGGGTTGGGTGCAAAAGATGCGCCGGCTGAGTGTTCGATACCTTGGTCAACTGGTAAAATCGACAGATAACCAGTATTCGCCAAACGACCTGTAGAATATAAAAGCTGGAGATTTCGCAAAACTTGCGGATTGCGATCGCTGTTTATCCAAACTCGATCTACAAAGTCGGGTCCGGGTAAATGCAATAAATCTGAGGAAACCTTTGCTTTAAATGTAAGCAGGTCTTCTGCTTCTTTACCTAGCAACGATTCGATAGAATTAGGCGCAGATAGCGTTGAAGTCATAGCCTTTTCCTGAAAACTTCTGTTTTTATCGTGGCTATGTTCAGCCTAACGTATGTCTCTCTTCAGACAGAGTATGATTATCTTTTATTTGACTGTCTAAGAGCGGACGCGTGTAAACATTTTATTATAAATATTTACAATCTTGTTCTATACCCTTATTAGACATGTGTGGGAAATGAGCTGAAGACGCGATAAATCGCGTCTCTACAAAGCGATAAATCGCGTCTCTACAAAGCGATAAATCGCGTCTCTACAAAGGTTTTGGGCAACGCATAGTTAATCACGGCTATGTCTATTAGACCTCTTGCAAAAATGAGATTTTACGACGTTCTGTTCCCTGTTCCCTGTTAAGAGTTCCCTACTTCTGCAAGAAGTCTATTCTTCACTCTCTAATCTTTCTTGATACAATTTGGGAATTACTCGCCCTGTATGGGTCATATAATCTCGATATTGCTCTCCAAATGTATCGATCATCATCTGCTCTTCTTGAGAAATTCGCAAAAAATACATCGGCAGAAACGATATGATATAAGACAAGCCATAAATCCAGTTGTGTAAAAGCAGAATTTGGGCGATTCCCCAAAGCCAAAAGGCTGCATACATCGGATGTCGAATGTATTGATAGACTCCTGTTTGAACTAGTGAATGGTTCTCTCGAATTTGTAGGGAAGCTGACCAATTTAAACTCAAGTCTGTATGCGATCGCCAAAATAGCCAAATCGCTAAGGAGAAAACAACCACTCCAAGCCAACCTGTCCAACTTGGTAGATTATATGCAGCAAATTTCAACCAAGGGGTAAAGATACCAATTAAAGGTAAAATAAACATTCCGACAACTGTTAAGGATAGCAGGAATGTCTCTTGAATGGTTTTACGGTTATCTGTAATTTTGTTTTGTTTTACCTGTCGGGCAAAATAAAAGCGAATCGCGTATATGGTGACGAAGCAGATGAGAAAGACAATTTTTCGGGTAAGTTCAGACATTGTTCGATTTGTTAGAGATGATTGTTAAGAAAGCGCGATCGCTCTTAATTAATGTCTTGCCTTTTGTTCGGGAAATTAACCATGCGTTACCCAAAACCCTTTGTAGAGACGCGATTTATCGCGTCTTCGGGTCTGACATTGAGGAATTTCGATTTGGGGTTGTCGATGATATAAAAAATGAATCGTGTCCCAACCAACTTCGTAACTGCTGAGGACAGCTGATTTAACTAAAATACGATTGAGAGAATTTTCTTGACTAAAGTCAATACTGCTTGCTCTCCACACGTTTAAGCTTATATCCAGCACTTAAAGAAGCAAACCCTATTGTGCCTAATAGGGCTGGATATAGCGAGAGTGTCACTCTTAGGCAACATTGTTGAACGTGCGCTTCAACCGCAGATCGCAGTTTCGTCGTATCGCTACCCGATATGAGAAGCTTGCTGCTAATTATACAGCCAAGCAAGAGCGATCGCCTGCATTCTTTTCTGATTGTAGTTTGAAAACACGCCCGACATTGCACTGCTATATCTGCCTGTATTTCCGTTTGAGTACGGATCTCGCTTTAACTTATTTTAGGTTAAAAAGTGAGGGGCAATCAAAATTTGAGAAATGAGTAATAATCATAAATTAAAATATTTATCTCTAGCGTATTGTGCGTATCTCGCATTAACAATATATTGGGACGTTCACTATACCGGACCAGTGCAATTCTTGGGAGAAATGCAGATGAGTATATTTGGTAAGCAGTGGCAAGCTGTAAATTTGCTCATCCTTAATCTTCCAGTTATATGGTTCATAACTTATTTACGTAATCGAGTTCAAAGCCAAAATCCAGATAGAGAATTTTCTCCTAAGTGGAATGTAATTGATGATTTGACAAATAACCGACTTCTAAAAAATGCGCTCAGACCGATAATTATTTTAATTATTGGGCTTATTATGCTAAATATTACATTAGCGCAATCATTCGGCAAAGATATCGGTACGATTAGCATCGCTCAACTAACTTCCGGCAAAATTGCCGAACACAGTTTTTATGCCAATATTTCAGGCTATCCAGATCCCAATGTGTTAGTAACACAAAAAGGCAATAGAATGCCTAGAGTCTATATTGCATTGAGAGAGAACTCTCAATCGAACACCCCCGTTCATCTGATTATTTCATTAGACAAGGATAATATTGAACAGTATGTTCACAAAGATCCAAATAGTGAAACAGTAACAGTGAGTGGATTTGTGACTGAGGGTGGAGAAGGAGAAGTGAGAACGTGGTTAGAGAAGCAAGGAGTAGCTATTGACGACAGTTACTGGACTATCGTCCCTAAAGTTAATCT
The window above is part of the Tolypothrix sp. NIES-4075 genome. Proteins encoded here:
- a CDS encoding TrbC/VirB2 family protein, with product MLAFNRIFNQLRRTIAIAFLAGLVFLTSLPASAQAVGDDDYVESGKRAAEVIPKDLGTGIKQKNPGEMLKRFASELTNEPQKRSFGAKDYERSEIEQELARNKAQRGDYDANIEKVKRETSQ
- a CDS encoding protein-S-isoprenylcysteine O-methyltransferase, with product MSELTRKIVFLICFVTIYAIRFYFARQVKQNKITDNRKTIQETFLLSLTVVGMFILPLIGIFTPWLKFAAYNLPSWTGWLGVVVFSLAIWLFWRSHTDLSLNWSASLQIRENHSLVQTGVYQYIRHPMYAAFWLWGIAQILLLHNWIYGLSYIISFLPMYFLRISQEEQMMIDTFGEQYRDYMTHTGRVIPKLYQERLESEE
- a CDS encoding class I fructose-bisphosphate aldolase is translated as MTSTLSAPNSIESLLGKEAEDLLTFKAKVSSDLLHLPGPDFVDRVWINSDRNPQVLRNLQLLYSTGRLANTGYLSILPVDQGIEHSAGASFAPNPMYFDSENIVKLAIAAECNAVATTLGVLGSVSRKYAHKIPFIVKLNHNELLTFPNQFDQVMFGDVEQAWNLGAAAVGATIYFGSEQSTRQIQEVSHAFKRAHELGMVTILWCYLRNNAFKQDKDYHLAADLTGQANHLGVTIEADIIKQKLPEVNNGYGAVAKATGKSYGKTHEKVYTDLTTDHPIDLTRYQVLNCYCGRAGLINSGGASGKSDFAEAVRTAVINKRAGGTGLISGRKTFQRPFDEGVKLFHAIQDVYLSKDVTIA